ATTGGTGGATTATATGGTTGCGTCAAAGTTCTTTATCTTTAGTGCAGTTTGCTTTTTAATTACGTTTTGTGGAAGAGGAAAGATACTATAAATTCAGTAAAAAAGCctttttttaatagaaaaatTAGCATTCGGTAAGGAACAATATTTACAAAAGCAACAACATTCAAGTGCAACTTGATCATGCACTTTTACACGCATAACATGTCTACTGAAGACTGTAGAACAACTTAACCACCAACACATTCCGAAGATTCGGAGGCTTCAAAGTCACCACAATCCTCAATAACTTCCCCTGTCCTTCCTACATTGCTTGAAGCTGAACCCTCAATAAGCCCTGGCAATTGCATCTCTTGCAATGGAGCCTTCCTCTTGCTGCTCTGCTCACGCTATCTCTTCATGATTTTAGGCACATCATCAAAGAGCTCCCCATCCTTTTTGTAGGTATCCATCATATCCTAACCAGCAATACTAATCAGAAGCATAATGTACATGTAAAGTGAAGTCCACACATAGAACGACCACTTCCAATTGTAAACCAATTCTTTTCCCCATGGGAGCTGAGAGGTCATGAAGATCTCTGCTGCATATAGTTGTGGTAGATCAGTTGTCCCAGCCCTCGGTTTTAACCTCACTCTAATTGCCTCAGTTCTCCGACCGGTTTCCTTATATCTCAGTACTTCCATGGTTACTTTCTGGCTCTCGGTGCATATCCCCATTAAAAGAGGGATTCCCATTAGACACGTCCGCATCAATCGAACAGGTAGGCTTCTGAACCTTAGCATGCATGGCTGGCTTGATGTTGTTATAGTGTCTCCATTAGGTGCAATAGCCTCTGCGGTTACCTGTCAAGGGATCCACAGTAATGGTGCGAGTATATATATAGAGGTTAATCAATTTACGAAGATAAAGTAAACTTAGTTTAAATACCTCAAAATAATCAATTTAAGTTGAAATCAATTCGTTATACCAAGTTGAAATGTAATTGGTTATCCGACAACACTAACACTAGGAACTGTTTTTTTATGCTTAATGCAAAGGAAAATTAAATGGAAGTGTTGGAAACAAACAAGCAATTGCTTTTTACGTGGTACCCAGGTAAATTGATAGATTGCTCCATAAGGGAGGAAACAACATCAAGTTGCATAATGTGCAAAGTCTTTGTTTTGCATAGAAAGTCATAGGGGAGAAGAAGGGTGGATGTTTGATCATCCCTCCCATAGGAAGGCAAACAATGGCCTACGCGCCCAGAGGGAAGTGACAAGAAGATTGAATGATTGAAATCTTGAACACCAATTATTAAATGAAAAGAGGCTGGGTAGATGGTTGTGATCTTGGAAATAGAAGAGGATTAGAAATTCAATCCTCTTctgttttgttttctgattttctgcAGCTATGTATTTAGGGGAGGTTTTGGTTATAGGGTTTTAGACTTGCTTGATTGTACCACACCGTCTAAAGGGAGGTGGAGACTTGCTTGGATTAGTCATAATTTGTTTTGGGATGCTGGGTTTATCTCTTTTGGTTTCTTATTTACATTTCTTAAATAGAAACAGAGTGGAATTTTATCCTGTTCCCAACAGGACCGAGACAAACAATTAATAAGAGAAAGGTAGTGGATTAGATGGTTCTTAGAAAATAATGCTGGTGATATCATGATGATAGAGAGTTATCGGTAAGGTTAAGCTTTTGTTTTCAAGTAGTTCACAGTTGTATGCTTAACAAGATGAGTCTTTGAAATGAGCCAATTGCTTGCCCAGGGAGGATAGAACCAATGGTGAATGGAgcacttaaaatttaaaaaaaaattatagaactTCAATCATCATGCAGAAAACCatcaaataaaaatgaaattgtggtttttcacttcttcctttcttatATTGACTTGATCTTTTCTCAGTTTGAGAGCTATTTTAAGCATTTTGGTGAGAATTCTTGTTGCTTTACAATAACCCCGAcacagagatgaacttcttgtcATCATATATACTTTGATGTCTCTGTTTTAATATGTTTTCACCACATTGCCACTAGGGCAAACCCAAGGGTGAGTAAAATAATGTGCACAGTCACTGCACCGACATTAGAGAggagaataaaaaaagaaagaaaagacaagaaaagaagaagggagaaaCAAATCAAGCACGCGTGCACCAAAAAAACAGAGCAGTTCACAGTAGGAGACCATGATCACACGTCCATCGTTCTGGAACAGTTCAATCAAAGACAAAATTTCGGAccttggaagaaggaagaggaattGGATCGGGAAACTTTCGACTTTGAAACATTCATACAGCTAAAAATCAATAGAATCAACCAAAATATAAACTGCAGCGTCATTAACTATAAAAGCATTCAATCTATTCTCAGAA
This portion of the Phoenix dactylifera cultivar Barhee BC4 chromosome 11, palm_55x_up_171113_PBpolish2nd_filt_p, whole genome shotgun sequence genome encodes:
- the LOC120112529 gene encoding seipin-1-like, with the protein product QLNVVVFVAVTFAAVLLGVGLVRLWVGEPVSVRRPLHFNYTEAHPSTVAALGGAKRRGRPVPAGHTARVSLVLIMPKSDYNRRIGVFQVTAEAIAPNGDTITTSSQPCMLRFRSLPVRLMRTCLMGIPLLMGICTESQKVTMEVLRYKETGRRTEAIRVRLKPRAGTTDLPQLYAAEIFMTSQLPWGKELVYNWKWSFYVWTSLYMYIMLLISIAG